Proteins from one Chanodichthys erythropterus isolate Z2021 chromosome 15, ASM2448905v1, whole genome shotgun sequence genomic window:
- the exosc7 gene encoding exosome complex component RRP42 isoform X1, which produces MAAVQVSEAEKVYLMHGVRDGIRLDGRKCEDYRHMEIETDVVSNTDGSAKISLGHTDVLVGVKAEIGKPKPTVPDEGYLEFFVDCSANATPEFEGRGGEELGVELSNILYKVFNNRHSVDLRSLCICPGENCWVLYVDVLLLQCDGNLFDAISIAIKAALFNTRIPKVRISEDEEGGKEIELSDDPYDCMRLNVENVPCIVTLCKIGHRHVVDATLLEKACSVASLLISVTHKGMVTCVRKMGRGSLDPESIFEMTEAGKRVGKTLHAPLMELLQKEESLGKKRQKVGFLG; this is translated from the exons ATGGCAGCAGTTCAAGTGAGCGAAGCCGAGAAGGTTTATCTTATGCATGGAGTTCGA GATGGCATAAGATTGGACGGACGAAAATGTGAAGACTACAGACACATGGAGATCGAGACGGATGTGGTGTCAAACACTGATGGATCTGCTAAAATCAGTCTT GGTCACACAGATGTTCTCGTAGGAGTGAAGGCAGAGATTGGTAAACCCAAACCCACAGTACCGGATGAAGGTTATCTGGAGTTTTTTGTGGACTG CTCAGCAAATGCCACTCCGGAGTTTGAGGGGCGTGGAGGGGAGGAGCTGGGGGTGGAGCTTAGTAACATACTCTATAAAGTGTTCAACAACAGGCACAGCGTGGACCTGCGTTCCCTCTGCATCTGCCCGGGAGAGAACTGCTGGGTGCTGTATGTGGACGTGCTG CTGCTGCAGTGCGACGGAAACCTGTTTGACGCCATTTCCATCGCAATCAAAGCTGCTCTGTTTAACACGCG AATTCCCAAAGTGCGCATATCTGAGGATGAGGAGGGCGGGAAAGAGATTGAACTGTCAGACGACCCATACGATTGCATGCGGCTCAATGTGGAGAATGTGCCGTGTATCGTAACCCTGTGTAAG ATTGGTCACAGACACGTGGTGGACGCCACACTACTGGAAAAGGCCTGTTCTGTGGCCAGTCTCCTGATTTCAGTCACACACAAAGGAATGGTCACATGTGTCAGGAAGATGGGAAGGGGAAGTCTGGACCCCGAGAGCATCTTTGAGATGACAGAG GCTGGGAAGCGTGTGGGAAAGACTCTTCATGCTCCGCTCATGGAACTGCtgcagaaagaagaaagtcttgGCAAGAAACGACAGAAAGTTGGATTCCTTGGATAG
- the exosc7 gene encoding exosome complex component RRP42 isoform X3, producing the protein MAAVQVSEAEKVYLMHGVRDGIRLDGRKCEDYRHMEIETDVVSNTDGSAKISLGHTDVLVGVKAEIGKPKPTVPDEGYLEFFVDCSANATPEFEGRGGEELGVELSNILYKVFNNRHSVDLRSLCICPGENCWVLYVDVLLLQCDGNLFDAISIAIKAALFNTRIPKVRISEDEEGGKEIELSDDPYDCMRLNVENVPCIVTLYWSQTRGGRHTTGKGLFCGQSPDFSHTQRNGHMCQEDGKGKSGPREHL; encoded by the exons ATGGCAGCAGTTCAAGTGAGCGAAGCCGAGAAGGTTTATCTTATGCATGGAGTTCGA GATGGCATAAGATTGGACGGACGAAAATGTGAAGACTACAGACACATGGAGATCGAGACGGATGTGGTGTCAAACACTGATGGATCTGCTAAAATCAGTCTT GGTCACACAGATGTTCTCGTAGGAGTGAAGGCAGAGATTGGTAAACCCAAACCCACAGTACCGGATGAAGGTTATCTGGAGTTTTTTGTGGACTG CTCAGCAAATGCCACTCCGGAGTTTGAGGGGCGTGGAGGGGAGGAGCTGGGGGTGGAGCTTAGTAACATACTCTATAAAGTGTTCAACAACAGGCACAGCGTGGACCTGCGTTCCCTCTGCATCTGCCCGGGAGAGAACTGCTGGGTGCTGTATGTGGACGTGCTG CTGCTGCAGTGCGACGGAAACCTGTTTGACGCCATTTCCATCGCAATCAAAGCTGCTCTGTTTAACACGCG AATTCCCAAAGTGCGCATATCTGAGGATGAGGAGGGCGGGAAAGAGATTGAACTGTCAGACGACCCATACGATTGCATGCGGCTCAATGTGGAGAATGTGCCGTGTATCGTAACCCTGT ATTGGTCACAGACACGTGGTGGACGCCACACTACTGGAAAAGGCCTGTTCTGTGGCCAGTCTCCTGATTTCAGTCACACACAAAGGAATGGTCACATGTGTCAGGAAGATGGGAAGGGGAAGTCTGGACCCCGAGAGCATCTTTGA
- the exosc7 gene encoding exosome complex component RRP42 isoform X2, with product MFEDGIRLDGRKCEDYRHMEIETDVVSNTDGSAKISLGHTDVLVGVKAEIGKPKPTVPDEGYLEFFVDCSANATPEFEGRGGEELGVELSNILYKVFNNRHSVDLRSLCICPGENCWVLYVDVLLLQCDGNLFDAISIAIKAALFNTRIPKVRISEDEEGGKEIELSDDPYDCMRLNVENVPCIVTLCKIGHRHVVDATLLEKACSVASLLISVTHKGMVTCVRKMGRGSLDPESIFEMTEAGKRVGKTLHAPLMELLQKEESLGKKRQKVGFLG from the exons ATGTTTGAA GATGGCATAAGATTGGACGGACGAAAATGTGAAGACTACAGACACATGGAGATCGAGACGGATGTGGTGTCAAACACTGATGGATCTGCTAAAATCAGTCTT GGTCACACAGATGTTCTCGTAGGAGTGAAGGCAGAGATTGGTAAACCCAAACCCACAGTACCGGATGAAGGTTATCTGGAGTTTTTTGTGGACTG CTCAGCAAATGCCACTCCGGAGTTTGAGGGGCGTGGAGGGGAGGAGCTGGGGGTGGAGCTTAGTAACATACTCTATAAAGTGTTCAACAACAGGCACAGCGTGGACCTGCGTTCCCTCTGCATCTGCCCGGGAGAGAACTGCTGGGTGCTGTATGTGGACGTGCTG CTGCTGCAGTGCGACGGAAACCTGTTTGACGCCATTTCCATCGCAATCAAAGCTGCTCTGTTTAACACGCG AATTCCCAAAGTGCGCATATCTGAGGATGAGGAGGGCGGGAAAGAGATTGAACTGTCAGACGACCCATACGATTGCATGCGGCTCAATGTGGAGAATGTGCCGTGTATCGTAACCCTGTGTAAG ATTGGTCACAGACACGTGGTGGACGCCACACTACTGGAAAAGGCCTGTTCTGTGGCCAGTCTCCTGATTTCAGTCACACACAAAGGAATGGTCACATGTGTCAGGAAGATGGGAAGGGGAAGTCTGGACCCCGAGAGCATCTTTGAGATGACAGAG GCTGGGAAGCGTGTGGGAAAGACTCTTCATGCTCCGCTCATGGAACTGCtgcagaaagaagaaagtcttgGCAAGAAACGACAGAAAGTTGGATTCCTTGGATAG